From the genome of Thermoflexus hugenholtzii, one region includes:
- a CDS encoding prenyltransferase, with the protein MSQPAMREILAEAQRRTAEHPFAVLVWVDEAGYPMHRPGPFEVEEDGIRLRISDEPLPPDGAPVAVILSRIRPRPQGGYEGRRYWTFHGSAHRRADGVAVRPHRVSGWREDERPFLALCEGAVPQAQRYFAFLSRIHGRPIRPRLPLVGLLLRATRAPFLTATVIPVLLGAAVAFYEGSFSLPWLVLTLAAAALVHLGLNVCNDIFDALSGADAVNPSPTPFSGGSRVIQYGLLGIREMALLCAALYGGGALLGLLMVIFRAGVPLLVLGALGLLLSIAYTAPPLRLAYRGLGELAVALGFGPLMTIGAYMVQTGRIGWPPLIASVPVALLIALVLYVNEVPDRAGDAAAGKRTLAVRLSGRWRARIYGIGVAAAYLFVGIAVILRWMPPWAVAVGVTLPMAVSVGRSLARFAEQPYALIPAMATQIRLHLYAGLLLTASYLVSRWLGPGGS; encoded by the coding sequence ATGTCCCAGCCTGCGATGCGCGAGATCCTGGCGGAGGCGCAGCGGCGGACGGCGGAGCATCCCTTCGCCGTCCTGGTTTGGGTGGACGAGGCGGGCTACCCGATGCATCGCCCGGGGCCTTTTGAGGTGGAGGAGGATGGGATCCGGTTGCGGATCTCCGATGAGCCCCTGCCACCGGATGGTGCCCCGGTCGCGGTGATCCTGAGCCGGATCCGGCCGCGGCCTCAGGGAGGCTACGAGGGGCGACGATACTGGACCTTCCACGGTTCTGCACACCGTCGAGCCGATGGCGTGGCCGTGCGGCCCCATCGGGTCTCCGGATGGCGGGAGGATGAGCGGCCGTTCCTGGCGTTGTGCGAGGGGGCAGTGCCGCAAGCGCAGCGCTATTTCGCCTTTCTGAGCCGGATCCACGGCCGTCCGATCCGTCCGCGCCTGCCGCTTGTCGGGCTGCTCCTCCGGGCGACGCGAGCGCCGTTCCTGACGGCCACCGTGATCCCGGTGCTCCTGGGGGCGGCGGTGGCCTTCTACGAGGGGTCCTTCTCGTTGCCCTGGCTGGTCCTCACCCTGGCCGCCGCGGCATTGGTGCACCTGGGGCTCAACGTGTGCAACGACATCTTCGACGCGCTCTCCGGGGCGGACGCGGTCAACCCGAGCCCTACGCCGTTCAGCGGCGGCTCGCGGGTGATCCAATATGGCCTCCTGGGGATCCGGGAGATGGCCCTCCTGTGCGCAGCCCTGTATGGAGGTGGAGCTCTCCTCGGCCTGTTGATGGTGATCTTCCGCGCCGGGGTGCCGCTTCTCGTTCTGGGGGCCTTGGGCCTTCTGCTCAGCATCGCGTATACGGCCCCTCCGCTGCGGCTGGCCTATCGGGGGCTGGGGGAGCTGGCGGTGGCCTTGGGCTTCGGCCCCCTGATGACCATAGGCGCCTATATGGTCCAGACCGGCCGCATCGGGTGGCCCCCCCTGATCGCCTCCGTGCCCGTCGCCCTCCTGATCGCGCTGGTGCTTTATGTCAACGAGGTGCCGGACCGGGCGGGGGATGCGGCGGCTGGGAAGCGCACTTTGGCCGTTCGCCTCTCCGGGCGATGGCGGGCAAGGATCTACGGGATCGGGGTGGCGGCTGCTTATCTCTTTGTCGGGATCGCGGTGATCCTGAGGTGGATGCCCCCCTGGGCCGTCGCGGTCGGAGTGACCCTCCCTATGGCCGTCTCCGTCGGCCGTTCCCTTGCCCGTTTCGCCGAGCAGCCTTACGCCCTGATCCCGGCGATGGCCACACAGATCCGTCTGCATCTTTACGCCGGGCTGTTGCTCACCGCCAGCTATCTGGTGAGCCGATGGCTGGGGCCTGGAGGATCCTGA
- the thrC gene encoding threonine synthase, with amino-acid sequence MWRGIIHAYRPFLRVAPIDPITLHEGNTPLVPAPRLAQAIGFPGSLYLKYEGLNPTGSFKDRGMTTALTQAVAEGARAVICASTGNTAASAAAYAARAGLRAIVLVPAGKIALGKLAAAMAYGATVLAVEGNFDAALALVRRAVEVYPIALVNSLNPYRLEGQQTAAFEICDQLGRAPDWLAIPVGNAGNITAYWKGFCAYHQAGRIAALPHLLGVQAEGAAPLVRGHPIDQPETVATAIRIGRPARGPEAAQAVRESGGRFLAVPDEEILEAWRMLAALEGLFVEPASAAAVAGLRRALAEGLIPRREELQVVAVLTGHGLKDPEIAMRVLPVPVQVPADWEAFRRTLEPLLERPPEPRAETEAPLPRPSVP; translated from the coding sequence ATGTGGCGCGGCATCATCCATGCGTATCGCCCGTTTCTGCGCGTGGCCCCGATCGATCCCATCACCCTCCACGAAGGCAACACCCCGCTCGTGCCCGCTCCCCGTCTGGCGCAGGCCATCGGCTTTCCCGGTTCCCTCTATCTGAAATACGAAGGCCTGAACCCCACGGGCTCTTTCAAGGACCGGGGGATGACCACGGCGCTGACCCAGGCGGTGGCGGAGGGCGCTCGGGCGGTGATCTGCGCCAGCACGGGGAACACCGCCGCCTCGGCGGCCGCTTATGCCGCCCGCGCCGGCCTGCGGGCCATCGTCCTGGTCCCGGCTGGGAAGATCGCCCTGGGCAAGCTGGCGGCGGCGATGGCCTACGGCGCGACCGTCCTGGCTGTGGAGGGGAACTTCGATGCGGCGCTGGCGCTGGTCCGGCGCGCCGTGGAGGTCTATCCCATCGCCCTGGTGAACTCCCTGAACCCCTACCGGTTGGAAGGTCAGCAGACCGCTGCCTTCGAGATCTGCGATCAGCTGGGCCGGGCGCCCGACTGGCTGGCGATCCCGGTGGGGAACGCCGGGAACATCACCGCCTACTGGAAGGGGTTTTGCGCTTACCATCAGGCCGGCCGCATCGCCGCCTTGCCGCATCTGCTGGGCGTCCAGGCGGAGGGGGCGGCGCCGCTGGTGCGGGGCCATCCCATCGATCAGCCGGAGACGGTGGCCACGGCGATCCGCATCGGGCGGCCGGCCCGCGGACCTGAGGCGGCGCAGGCCGTCCGGGAGTCCGGCGGGCGGTTCCTCGCGGTCCCGGATGAGGAGATCCTGGAGGCGTGGCGGATGCTGGCGGCCCTGGAGGGCCTTTTCGTGGAGCCGGCCTCAGCCGCCGCGGTGGCCGGGCTGCGCCGGGCGCTGGCCGAGGGGCTGATCCCGCGCCGGGAGGAGCTCCAGGTGGTGGCGGTGCTGACCGGCCACGGCCTGAAGGATCCCGAGATCGCCATGCGGGTCCTCCCGGTGCCCGTCCAGGTCCCGGCGGACTGGGAGGCCTTCCGTCGGACCCTGGAGCCGTTGCTGGAGCGCCCGCCTGAGCCCCGGGCGGAAACCGAAGCGCCCCTCCCTCGCCCGAGCGTTCCCTGA
- a CDS encoding pyridoxamine 5'-phosphate oxidase family protein translates to MSRLPEAVEALLEAALVAEFTVLDGRNRPVVHPMLPLYVGDGRIYLTSSVLFSRKLFHIRRNPRVALSITDPVAAPVARWGAVTIQGEATIDDADPHSGWLWLLPAWARKEPDIPRLVKNRWMLPLFWERAVIAITPRRIFHWPPGGVGEPVVYDLSEGG, encoded by the coding sequence ATGAGCCGCTTGCCGGAAGCGGTGGAAGCCTTGCTGGAGGCCGCCCTGGTGGCGGAGTTCACAGTGCTGGATGGTCGGAACCGTCCCGTGGTCCATCCCATGCTCCCCCTTTACGTCGGGGATGGACGGATCTATCTCACCTCCAGTGTGCTGTTCTCCCGCAAGCTCTTTCACATCCGGCGGAACCCACGGGTGGCTCTGAGCATCACGGACCCCGTGGCGGCGCCGGTGGCGCGCTGGGGGGCGGTGACGATCCAGGGGGAGGCCACGATCGATGACGCGGACCCCCACTCTGGATGGCTGTGGTTGTTGCCGGCCTGGGCGCGGAAGGAGCCGGATATCCCTCGCCTCGTGAAAAACCGGTGGATGCTCCCGCTGTTCTGGGAGCGCGCGGTGATCGCCATCACCCCTCGCCGGATCTTCCACTGGCCCCCCGGTGGGGTGGGGGAGCCGGTTGTTTACGATCTCTCGGAGGGTGGCTGA
- a CDS encoding type II toxin-antitoxin system Phd/YefM family antitoxin, with amino-acid sequence MPCVSVRELKEQLSRILRDVREGGEEYLVTYRGRVVARISPVVPPERRVGMKKVRKVLRDLDRLAAEIGKKWPTGVSAVEAVRGERRDF; translated from the coding sequence ATGCCCTGCGTTAGCGTGCGCGAACTCAAGGAACAGCTCAGCCGGATCTTGCGGGATGTGCGGGAGGGAGGGGAGGAGTATCTGGTCACATACCGTGGCCGCGTGGTGGCGCGCATCTCGCCCGTTGTGCCACCGGAGCGGCGGGTGGGGATGAAAAAGGTGCGGAAGGTGCTACGCGACCTGGATCGGCTGGCCGCGGAGATCGGCAAAAAGTGGCCAACGGGCGTGTCCGCGGTCGAGGCGGTTCGGGGAGAGCGAAGGGATTTCTGA
- a CDS encoding OsmC family protein produces the protein MAEVQIKWVEKRQFVGIDSTRHSVVISGTGPEDGVGMKPAELLLIALGACSAFDVLDILEKKRQKVTGLEVRVHGEQDPEPPWAFRRIHVTYRVRGRGLSSKAVEDAVRLSEEKYCSVSATVRGVAALTHTIELVEEEG, from the coding sequence ATGGCCGAGGTGCAGATCAAGTGGGTGGAGAAGCGCCAGTTTGTGGGGATCGACAGCACGCGGCACAGCGTGGTGATCTCCGGCACCGGGCCGGAGGACGGGGTGGGGATGAAGCCGGCGGAGCTGTTGCTGATCGCCCTGGGGGCGTGCTCCGCCTTCGACGTGTTAGACATCCTGGAGAAGAAACGGCAGAAGGTCACCGGCCTGGAGGTCCGGGTGCACGGCGAGCAGGATCCGGAGCCGCCGTGGGCCTTCCGTCGCATCCACGTGACGTATCGGGTCCGGGGCCGCGGGCTCTCCTCGAAGGCGGTGGAGGACGCAGTGCGCCTTTCGGAGGAGAAATACTGCTCCGTCAGCGCTACGGTCCGCGGGGTGGCCGCGCTCACCCACACCATCGAGCTCGTGGAGGAAGAGGGATGA
- a CDS encoding CPBP family intramembrane glutamic endopeptidase: MMRASSGTPPVTRVSETLAREWPALGIWILAVLGFGWQALSQEGAGQGLPALAVFALLMAAYMGSAFLPVEAARRWAGEDLRRVYGIPFALWFAGGLLEILRGLPTDPWALLGGLAFLVWPVALVLHNRAAWGPIPALVVLGTLALILIPGPLPGDPVGWAFRIGAGLWPLPLILGWPAAARPRAHLLYFGAILFVWYAVEFDRLPALPLLRGGPSYFHLAAIPLFLWLMLLSGRFPDLGLTFRWTGRDLLAILVHLAGFAAFALPFGWLTGFLTPASTHPGLPEALLRLLAIYLFIALPEEILFRGALHVHLQRALGWPPLRTLLLSSLLFGLAHLNNPPKVGLYAVLATVAGFFYGRTYLQTGKVTTAAMVHALVDWVWGLLFSR, translated from the coding sequence ATGATGCGGGCATCGAGCGGAACCCCTCCGGTGACGCGGGTTTCGGAGACCCTGGCCCGGGAGTGGCCGGCGCTGGGGATCTGGATCCTGGCAGTCCTCGGCTTCGGATGGCAGGCCCTCTCCCAAGAAGGAGCCGGACAGGGACTTCCTGCCCTGGCGGTCTTCGCACTGCTGATGGCAGCCTATATGGGGAGCGCCTTCCTGCCCGTCGAGGCCGCGCGGCGCTGGGCCGGCGAGGACCTCCGGCGGGTTTACGGGATTCCCTTCGCGCTCTGGTTCGCCGGCGGCCTGTTGGAGATCCTGCGCGGGCTTCCTACGGATCCATGGGCCCTTCTCGGGGGTTTGGCCTTCCTGGTCTGGCCGGTGGCCCTCGTCCTCCACAACCGGGCCGCCTGGGGTCCGATCCCCGCCCTGGTGGTCCTGGGCACCCTGGCCCTGATCCTGATCCCCGGTCCCCTCCCCGGGGATCCGGTGGGCTGGGCCTTTCGGATCGGGGCCGGGCTCTGGCCCCTCCCGCTGATCCTCGGATGGCCCGCCGCGGCCCGCCCGCGGGCCCATCTGCTCTACTTCGGCGCGATCCTGTTTGTGTGGTATGCCGTGGAGTTCGACCGCCTCCCGGCGCTGCCCCTGCTGCGCGGTGGACCCTCGTATTTCCACCTCGCGGCCATCCCGCTGTTCCTGTGGCTGATGCTCCTGAGCGGGCGCTTCCCCGATCTGGGGTTGACCTTCCGCTGGACGGGGCGGGATCTCCTCGCCATCCTGGTCCATCTGGCCGGGTTCGCGGCCTTCGCCCTCCCCTTCGGGTGGCTCACCGGCTTCCTGACCCCGGCGTCGACCCATCCGGGCCTGCCGGAGGCCCTCCTCCGCCTGCTGGCCATCTATCTTTTCATCGCCCTTCCGGAGGAGATCCTCTTCCGGGGCGCGCTGCATGTCCACCTGCAGCGGGCCCTGGGATGGCCGCCGCTGCGCACCCTGCTGCTATCCTCTCTGCTCTTCGGCCTCGCCCATCTGAACAACCCCCCGAAGGTGGGGCTTTACGCCGTCCTGGCCACCGTGGCGGGCTTCTTCTACGGGCGGACATATTTGCAGACGGGGAAGGTGACCACGGCGGCGATGGTGCATGCCCTGGTGGACTGGGTGTGGGGCCTTCTGTTCTCGAGGTAG
- a CDS encoding ABC transporter permease: protein MAFLKTVYTIWYRDLLRFLRDRARIISSLGQPLLFLIVFGNGLAPAVAAGMGGVDFRAFLFPGILSMAVLFTAVFSAVSIVWDREFGFLKEVLVAPVSRTAVALGKVAGGSTTALIQGLLIMLLAPLVGVRFTLPQVLTLVVMMILVAATMTSFGILIAARMRSMEGFHMMMNFLLMPMFFVSGAFFPLRQVPLWMEWLARVDPVTYGVDAMRQTALQGLVPEPILRMLILHPLEVNLIALIAFWALFLIPAVWLFSKTE, encoded by the coding sequence ATGGCTTTTCTCAAAACGGTCTACACCATCTGGTATCGGGATCTCCTGCGGTTCCTGCGGGACCGCGCGCGGATCATCAGCTCCCTGGGGCAGCCCTTGCTGTTCCTGATCGTGTTCGGGAACGGTCTCGCCCCCGCCGTAGCCGCGGGAATGGGCGGGGTGGACTTCCGGGCTTTCCTCTTCCCGGGCATCCTGAGCATGGCTGTGCTGTTCACCGCCGTCTTCTCCGCCGTCTCCATTGTCTGGGATCGGGAGTTCGGCTTCCTGAAGGAGGTGCTGGTGGCCCCGGTCTCGCGGACCGCCGTCGCCCTGGGGAAGGTGGCCGGCGGCAGCACCACCGCCCTGATCCAGGGACTGCTGATCATGCTCCTGGCCCCTCTGGTCGGCGTGCGGTTCACCCTCCCCCAGGTTCTCACCCTGGTGGTGATGATGATCTTGGTGGCGGCTACCATGACCTCCTTCGGCATCCTGATCGCCGCCCGCATGCGGTCGATGGAGGGCTTCCATATGATGATGAACTTCCTGCTGATGCCCATGTTCTTCGTCAGCGGGGCTTTCTTCCCCCTGCGCCAGGTGCCGCTCTGGATGGAGTGGCTGGCCCGCGTGGACCCGGTCACCTACGGGGTGGACGCCATGCGCCAGACGGCGCTGCAGGGCCTGGTTCCGGAGCCGATCCTGCGGATGTTGATCCTCCATCCGCTGGAGGTCAACCTGATCGCCCTCATCGCCTTTTGGGCCCTCTTCCTGATCCCCGCGGTGTGGCTGTTCAGCAAGACCGAATAA